GTTTTAAGGAGGAAATTATAAAAAAGTCCTGCCCGCAGGCAAGCACCATGAGAATACAGTTTGAGATTAAAGAAAAGTTGCCGGAAATTATTGAAGAAATCATGAATTCCGGAAAATGGCAAACTTCCGTAAAAGAAGAACTTAGCGGTCGGACGACCGTTGTGATCCGTGACCAAGCGTATGGCTCAGAAGCAACCATTGAAATCTATGCCAAATCCATTGAGATTAAAACCGCATGGTCAAAGTACTCCTACCGTATATTTGTCGCTAACGATATTGTATGGTGTGAATATAACGGGGCTTATCGTGGCCTACTGGAACAAGTACTCTTACCAACCATTACCCCTAAGGAAAGCTTGCTTGATTCTGACGTAACCGAAAGTTCACTCTATGGACGTGAACATAAAAAATTAAGAGAATATGCTGAAGACAATCTGAAACTGAAACAATTCCGACGGGAAAACTTCAATGAACAGAGAAACGGAACAGCAGCATTTGATCATCCGAAGCGTGTATACGACGAATTTATTAAAGAAGATTACGTAGTAACACCTAAAGACAATAAATAATGAAGAAGAGGGTATCCCCAAAGGATACCCTTATACTATTATCTATTTTATTTTAATTTAGCTCTGTAAGTCTTTTCCGAGAAAGTGATATTCAGGAAGAAAGCCAGTTTCTGTCCTTGAAACCTCCCTGAACTTACCTTAAATTGATCTGTATATTTTACCCCTAACGAAAGCGTACTGCGGCTACGGTATTCAAAATTAATTCCGGTACTGAGATAATAATTAGTTGTCGTCTTATTCTGAATAGAAAGATACGAATTCCCTATTCCGGCCCCGAGTAACAGACGTACAGGTTTCCGATAGGGATTCCCTAATGTATAACTCCCTCCCAACATCAAACGGTGCTGGTTATGAAAACTAACACTAGAACGAGAAAACTCCAACCGACTCCAGTCAACAAACTTATAATCGGCGGAAGCCATCCAACGCAACGTATTATAAGATACCCCTACTCCGAAAAACTGCGGTAAGCAGGTACGATACTTCTTACCTTTTTCTGTAATACTCCCACTACTACTGCTACTACTTACCGAATGATCGTTGTCTTGAAGCAAATCCTGGGAATATCCATATACAGCACCCGCTACCAACGAACGGTCACGCTCTATCTCATAAGTATACTGTAATCCAAAATCAACATACACTGTATGTTTATACGAACTGTTTGTTTCCGTAGCACTTCCCTGACTCTCCGATTGCGTAATAGTACCACCCACATAAGAAAAGTTAGCTCCCAGCGAAAGCCCTTTCCACAACTGATGAGCAACGCTGATTCCAACTTTGGATAATCCGCCTTCCCCTTGAAAAAGTGAAGTCACAGTCTCGCCATTTGTACCCGCTACATCCTGCTCGAGCGATATGGCATACCCCACACTACTGACAGGAGCCATAAAAATAGCCCCATACCACCGGGGAGCAATACGAAACCCAGCACCCAAATTATTAAGATTACCATTAAAAGAATGATTGTTTGCACCGGACTGTGAATACTTTTCATACGCTCCGCTAACTCCCAAATCGAAGAAAAAATACTGCGGCATCAATCCCGTCAAAGAAGCCGGGTTCGCACTATTATAAGCATTTTCTCCCCGCAATGCGATACCAACTCCCCCCATACCGGAATAGATTCCTCCTTCTCCGGTAGACAATTCACCCAGTCCGAACATAGAAGCCGGAGAGTTCGTCATGTTTTGAGCAGTAAGATTCAATAAGTTTGCACTTAATATGAAAATAGATAAAACTTTTCTTTTCATTTCGTATATGTCTTGTAATAAATAGTGAGAGATACATTATTATTATGGTCATTCATGGGATGTTTACTATCTCCGAAAATGACTCCCTGAACTGTGTTATAAAAATCATTGTCGGAGAGAAACAACTGTAATTTTTCGCGGCTCTGTCCTGCCGTCCCCAGATTATTCTGAATGAACGAGGTAATATCAAATGAATAATGAGTATCCTCATAATAGACATTGTCTTCTACCAGATTTCCTGTTTGTACGGAATTTCCGGAAAGGTCCGTTATGACACTTTGGGTTGAATTATTCTGGTCTGCCGTATAGAGAGTCAATGATTTCGGCAACGGATATTTTCCGTTATAAGTACCTTTTATAGGATAGAGTTTAAGTACCGCACTTTCAATGGAGACAAGTCTCCCTTTCTGGTTCAGATTATTCAGATGCGGAAATTCGAGATTGATATACATACCGGTCAATCCTTGCAGATACACCTGATGATCACTTTCAGAAGAAAAAAGATTATAATCAGTACCGGCTCTGAGAGATTCTATGGGAGTACCGGTACGGTCGTGTTCCACCTTTGTATAATTCAATGAACTGCTGGCCTTAAACACTAAAGTCTGTTCCGTAGGCTTTTCTTTGAGTTCATGATAATAAAGAGTCAGACAAAAACTGGAATCATTCACCTGAAAGCCGTTAATGCACGTCCCATTTTCATCGGGTATAAAAGCTATTCCTTTAAAAAAAGCGCGGAAACGCTCCTGCGATTCCATACATTCTTCATCTTCCAACATCAGATTAAACCATTTTTTTCCCCATTCGTCAGGCAGACGTAATTCATGCATCTCGTTACGGTGTCCGGGAGTAGGACGTATAGAAAGAGTAGCAAGAAGATTATTCCGGTTATAATTAACATTGGTCTTATTAAAAAGGTAACCATTATCTTCCAATGAGATTCCTTGTGACAGACTAAATAACTCAATACGATGATAAACCAGTGTATCGCCCAGATAATTCCCTGAAGAATACCATTTGAAGGTAATAGAGTCAAACTGATATTCAGTTGTTTCATTAAGAGAATGAGAAGGTACTTCATATTCCGCATAAAACGAAGTCTTAATTTCTCCATATAGATTGTCTTTATATCGCCCGATCTGGCAAACCGTATCTCCCGAAGTTGCCAAAGAGTCACTTAGCAAAGTACTTAACGTTACTGTACACGTATCTGTTACAGCATTCATAAAAGAACTATCCACCCATTTAGCCCCAATGGAAGAGGATTCATCCCTGCAAGA
The nucleotide sequence above comes from Bacteroides caccae. Encoded proteins:
- a CDS encoding DUF4270 family protein, translating into MRLFITLFYSLLLFCILFSCRDESSSIGAKWVDSSFMNAVTDTCTVTLSTLLSDSLATSGDTVCQIGRYKDNLYGEIKTSFYAEYEVPSHSLNETTEYQFDSITFKWYSSGNYLGDTLVYHRIELFSLSQGISLEDNGYLFNKTNVNYNRNNLLATLSIRPTPGHRNEMHELRLPDEWGKKWFNLMLEDEECMESQERFRAFFKGIAFIPDENGTCINGFQVNDSSFCLTLYYHELKEKPTEQTLVFKASSSLNYTKVEHDRTGTPIESLRAGTDYNLFSSESDHQVYLQGLTGMYINLEFPHLNNLNQKGRLVSIESAVLKLYPIKGTYNGKYPLPKSLTLYTADQNNSTQSVITDLSGNSVQTGNLVEDNVYYEDTHYSFDITSFIQNNLGTAGQSREKLQLFLSDNDFYNTVQGVIFGDSKHPMNDHNNNVSLTIYYKTYTK